From Micromonospora echinospora:
CGTGCCCGTACCCGGCGAGCGGTGCTGGACGCCGCCGAGCGGGTCATCACCCGCCACGGCGCCAACGTCAGCCTGGCCGCCATCGCCCAGGAGGCAGGTGTCACCAAGAGCGGGCTGATGCACCACTTCCCCTCCCGGGTGGACCTGCTCGCCGCCCTGGTCGAGCATGTGATCAGCCGCTTCTGGGAAGAGGTGAACGCTCACGTCGACCCCGCTGACGACCGGCCCGGCGCCTTCACGCGCGGTTACGTGCGCGCCCTCACCGGAAACAGTGCGTACCTGGCGGAGCTGGGCAGCGCCACCGGCCTGCTCGCGCAACTCGGGGTCGACAGCATGGAGCACGTGCTCGCCGTGGATCCGGAGGACCCGGCACGCTGGAACCGCGCCTTCGAGGCCGACGGCCTGCCGCCGGGCCGCGTCTGGGCCGTCCGGTACGCCGCCGAAGGGCTGGCCATCGGCATCGGCACCGCCTACGTCACCGACGAGCAGGTCCGGCTGGCCCGTGAGGAACTGCTCGCCCTCACCGAGAAGGCCCCGGAATGAGTTCAGGCCCGGAATCGGTGGATTCCGGGCCTGAACGTTCGTAGCGGGGACAGGATTTGAACCTGCGACCTCTGGGTTATGAGCCCAGCGAGCTACCGAGCTGCTCCACCCCGCGTCGGCTCGTACAGCTTATCCCATCGTGATCGCCGGGATCAGCCGGGTACCCGATCCCGGTCCGCGCGCCGCCGCGGGCGTCACGCCCCGCCGGTCAGTCCGCCCTGCCACGGGTCGTCCAGGACGACGGCGGCGTCGATCGTCGCGCCGGTCATCGCCTCCAGCACCACTGCGGCGCGCTGCGAGAAGGTCAGATCGGTACGGGACCGGGGCCCGCCGTCGCCGAACACGGCGACCACCGGCGCGGGTGGGGTCCCCCAGGCCCGACCGGTGATCAGGTCGAGCGTGGCGTTCACCTGCCCGTCGGCCGCGAACGTCGCGGCGATCCGGTTCGGGTCGGACATGACGGAGCACGCCACGCCGCCGGTGGACAGGCCGGAGAGCACGGCAGGGTCCAGGCCGACCCAGCCGGTCGTTCCCTCC
This genomic window contains:
- a CDS encoding TetR/AcrR family transcriptional regulator; protein product: MPDTERRLIRDRARTRRAVLDAAERVITRHGANVSLAAIAQEAGVTKSGLMHHFPSRVDLLAALVEHVISRFWEEVNAHVDPADDRPGAFTRGYVRALTGNSAYLAELGSATGLLAQLGVDSMEHVLAVDPEDPARWNRAFEADGLPPGRVWAVRYAAEGLAIGIGTAYVTDEQVRLAREELLALTEKAPE